Proteins found in one Campylobacter canadensis genomic segment:
- the rsmH gene encoding 16S rRNA (cytosine(1402)-N(4))-methyltransferase RsmH, translating into MHIPVLKNEVLEIFKNINSGIFIDATLGYAGHSKAILEQNNALKLIACDQDEFAILNSKKNLSEYENRFKIFHTNYENIINYLSEDEVKNTRAILADIGVSSVQLDYDERGFSFTSSKLDMRMNKNQELDAFYVVNNYSLKELTNILINYAEFNEKLASDIAKNIITKRPINSALELSNIIGDAKLNSRSVSLKTLVFQAIRIEVNKELDVLKNFLKSLEKLQNCYVLIISFHSLEDKIVKEYFKKWSLNCICPEYAIRCECSNNNALGKIITKKPIIPSKEEIKSNSRSSCAKLRVFYIK; encoded by the coding sequence ATGCATATACCTGTTTTAAAAAATGAAGTTTTAGAAATATTTAAAAATATAAATTCTGGAATTTTTATTGATGCTACTTTGGGTTATGCAGGGCATTCTAAAGCTATTTTAGAACAAAATAACGCTCTTAAATTAATAGCTTGCGACCAAGATGAATTTGCTATTTTAAATTCTAAAAAAAATTTGAGTGAATACGAAAATAGGTTTAAAATTTTTCATACAAATTATGAAAATATCATTAATTATTTAAGTGAAGATGAAGTAAAAAACACTCGTGCTATATTAGCAGATATTGGCGTTTCAAGTGTGCAACTTGATTATGATGAAAGGGGTTTTTCTTTTACTTCTTCAAAATTAGATATGAGAATGAATAAAAATCAAGAACTTGATGCTTTTTATGTTGTTAATAACTATTCTTTAAAAGAACTAACAAATATTTTAATAAACTATGCAGAATTTAACGAAAAGTTAGCAAGTGATATAGCAAAAAATATAATCACTAAAAGACCTATAAATTCAGCACTTGAGCTTAGTAACATAATAGGAGATGCTAAGTTAAATTCAAGAAGTGTTAGTTTAAAAACATTAGTTTTTCAAGCAATAAGAATTGAAGTTAATAAAGAATTAGATGTTTTAAAAAACTTTTTAAAATCTTTAGAAAAATTACAAAATTGCTATGTTTTAATAATAAGCTTTCATTCTTTAGAAGATAAAATTGTAAAAGAATATTTTAAAAAATGGAGCTTAAATTGCATTTGTCCTGAATATGCAATTAGGTGTGAATGCTCAAATAACAATGCTTTAGGCAAAATTATCACAAAAAAACCTATAATTCCTAGCAAGGAAGAAATAAAAAGCAATTCTCGCTCAAGTTGTGCAAAATTAAGGGTGTTTTATATAAAATGA
- a CDS encoding peptidylprolyl isomerase, with translation MITWMQRHKKYLVVTIWISVIGFVGAGFAGWGSVDFNFNRGNNVAKVGNLYISNKEFNSQYAQIFALHNQLSNGTLTNEDAINLGLNKQALYELIRSKLLLNYALDLGFRVSEEEVLAKIANTQEFYIDGKFDKNRYVSLLKQIGLSPKDYEESVKNDILLSKLFFTIQNKTINNINPFTSEYIVDNVKLKSIKLNEKINITEQQMQDYWQEHRHDYLSEKSYDISIFSIAASKKYDDDSLKEFWQENKQNYTNDDGSLKEFKDIKEQLNTDLALKNLELDAKKIYVDLKNNKKDFQYKSNIKEDDDSEGFLEYVSQLKVNEIVFPFLKDNKYYILRLDAINEPKELSFNEAKSEVQSDLLNQIKEQKLEDLAKNALNSDIKNPDFSGEISLGSDNKTKFSDSEYLAIVNDIYSKDVKKSYIVFEDKAVIYEIVSQKLLDESKLQASKSSLENIVFKKEFSALINELLSQLSKKYQTIEYVKVD, from the coding sequence ATGATTACTTGGATGCAGCGTCATAAAAAATATTTAGTTGTTACTATTTGGATTAGTGTAATTGGCTTTGTTGGTGCAGGTTTTGCTGGTTGGGGTAGTGTTGATTTTAATTTCAACAGGGGTAATAATGTTGCTAAAGTAGGGAATTTATATATCTCAAATAAAGAATTTAATTCACAATATGCGCAAATATTTGCCTTGCACAATCAGTTAAGCAACGGAACATTAACTAATGAAGATGCAATTAATCTTGGTTTAAATAAACAAGCTTTGTATGAGCTAATTAGAAGTAAATTGCTATTAAATTATGCCTTAGATTTAGGTTTTAGAGTTAGCGAAGAAGAGGTTTTAGCAAAGATTGCAAATACTCAAGAATTTTATATTGATGGAAAATTTGATAAAAATAGATATGTTTCATTGTTAAAGCAAATTGGTCTAAGTCCAAAAGATTATGAAGAGAGTGTAAAAAACGATATTTTACTTTCAAAATTATTTTTTACAATTCAAAATAAAACAATAAATAACATAAATCCATTTACATCAGAATATATAGTAGATAATGTAAAGTTAAAAAGTATTAAACTAAATGAAAAAATAAATATTACAGAACAGCAAATGCAAGATTATTGGCAAGAGCATAGACACGATTATTTAAGTGAAAAAAGTTATGATATTTCTATATTTAGCATAGCTGCAAGCAAGAAATACGATGATGATAGCTTAAAAGAATTTTGGCAAGAAAATAAACAAAATTATACAAATGATGACGGTAGTTTAAAAGAGTTTAAAGATATTAAAGAACAGCTAAATACAGACCTAGCTTTAAAAAATTTAGAACTTGATGCGAAAAAAATATATGTGGATTTAAAAAATAATAAAAAAGATTTTCAATATAAAAGCAATATAAAAGAAGATGATGATAGTGAAGGCTTTTTAGAATATGTTTCTCAGCTTAAAGTTAATGAAATTGTATTTCCATTTTTAAAAGACAATAAATACTATATTTTAAGACTAGACGCAATCAATGAGCCAAAAGAATTAAGTTTTAATGAAGCAAAAAGCGAAGTTCAAAGCGATTTACTAAACCAAATTAAAGAACAAAAATTAGAAGATTTAGCAAAAAATGCTTTAAATTCCGATATTAAAAATCCTGATTTTTCTGGAGAAATTTCATTAGGTAGCGATAATAAAACAAAATTTAGCGATTCAGAATATTTAGCAATCGTAAATGATATTTATTCAAAAGATGTAAAAAAATCTTATATAGTATTTGAAGATAAAGCAGTTATTTATGAAATAGTTTCTCAAAAACTATTAGATGAAAGCAAGTTACAAGCAAGTAAAAGTAGCTTAGAAAATATAGTTTTTAAAAAAGAATTTAGTGCATTAATAAATGAATTATTATCGCAATTAAGTAAAAAATATCAAACCATTGAGTATGTAAAGGTTGATTAA
- the ftsA gene encoding cell division protein FtsA: MNILAVDLGSNEIKVAISSFDGVNIEIIKIASVKSCGIKSGKITSIEDASDAVKQAIAKAKEKLSIKIDKFVISVSNAYTESFYGNSELMLEKGAQISINDITRALENAKSTANLPKDYTAIHVLPYKFRVNNNDTVDDPLGMCASKIQLEANVIAINIDDLNNIKRILELAQISNYELVSSIYANCLYCLGKNDLENGVLIIDGGALVCDIGIYSKNSLVLSTAIPIGSMHVSKDVASLLNSNLDSADKIKTQITKYDKDAILEYTPDSTCVVERTSVEVVKKCIDMRIKESLDLIAAAVQKQIYKLFTDKQEESICAYSSVLFTGGYFKIYDISEMAYPIFGNKPIRTKIAKNKVFLDINSNDEDANKIFTNPEFTCILGLLMYANGLHTNYELALGDKIKIKHKAKDYNTIKPFANNIEKNVSENTEKKSNTADIATNKQELINEMRLEVVQKEHSDGGFFKTTWNKFIGFLEKFF, from the coding sequence ATGAATATTTTAGCAGTTGATTTAGGTTCAAATGAAATTAAGGTAGCAATCAGTTCTTTTGATGGTGTTAATATTGAAATTATAAAAATTGCTAGTGTAAAATCTTGCGGCATTAAATCAGGCAAAATTACTAGCATAGAAGATGCAAGTGATGCTGTTAAACAGGCTATTGCAAAGGCGAAGGAAAAATTAAGCATTAAGATAGATAAATTTGTAATTTCAGTTAGTAATGCATACACAGAATCTTTTTATGGAAATTCAGAATTAATGCTTGAAAAAGGTGCGCAAATAAGCATTAACGATATTACAAGAGCACTTGAAAACGCAAAAAGTACAGCAAATCTTCCAAAAGATTATACCGCTATTCATGTTTTACCTTATAAATTTAGGGTAAATAACAACGATACAGTTGATGACCCGCTTGGAATGTGTGCATCAAAAATTCAGCTTGAAGCAAATGTTATAGCGATAAATATTGATGATTTAAACAATATTAAACGCATTTTAGAACTAGCTCAAATTAGTAATTATGAACTAGTTTCATCTATTTATGCAAATTGCCTTTATTGTTTAGGTAAAAATGATTTAGAAAATGGAGTTTTAATTATTGATGGTGGTGCTTTAGTTTGCGATATTGGAATTTATTCTAAAAATTCTTTAGTTTTAAGCACTGCTATTCCTATTGGCTCTATGCATGTTTCAAAGGATGTTGCTAGTTTATTAAATTCAAATCTTGATTCGGCTGATAAAATAAAAACACAGATTACAAAGTATGATAAAGATGCTATTTTAGAATACACCCCTGATTCAACTTGTGTAGTAGAAAGAACTTCAGTAGAAGTTGTAAAAAAATGTATTGATATGAGAATAAAAGAAAGCTTAGATTTAATTGCAGCCGCAGTTCAAAAGCAAATTTATAAACTTTTTACAGACAAGCAAGAAGAAAGTATATGTGCTTATTCAAGTGTATTATTTACTGGCGGCTATTTTAAAATTTATGATATTAGCGAGATGGCTTATCCAATCTTTGGTAATAAACCAATTAGAACAAAGATTGCAAAAAATAAGGTTTTTTTAGATATAAATTCAAACGATGAAGACGCTAACAAAATTTTTACAAACCCTGAATTTACTTGTATTTTAGGTTTGCTTATGTATGCAAATGGTTTGCATACTAACTACGAGTTAGCACTAGGCGATAAGATTAAAATAAAACATAAAGCAAAGGATTATAATACAATAAAACCTTTTGCTAACAATATTGAAAAAAATGTTAGCGAAAACACTGAAAAAAAATCTAACACTGCCGATATAGCTACTAACAAACAAGAACTTATAAATGAGATGCGTTTAGAAGTAGTGCAAAAAGAGCATAGTGATGGCGGATTTTTTAAAACTACATGGAATAAATTTATAGGTTTCCTTGAGAAATTTTTTTAA
- the ftsZ gene encoding cell division protein FtsZ, whose protein sequence is MQNYNFEVSENTLDCGAKIKVIGVGGCGGNMINHLINTYELSQRVDIVAANTDAQDIYKSKAQNKIQLGIKETNGRGAGAKPEVGRKSAEESIEQIRQTLEGVELLLLVSGLGGGTGTGAAPVIANLAKSMGILVVSVVTMPFKYEGGKKLALAKEGLKELKKESDAIIEIHNQKLLEITSKTAKMHEAMAMVDNILVRAISGIITILLTKSDINVDFADVKTVMEYRGTALMSYGKGNGENGISDAYRNAIETPLLGELNSSLSGAKGLIVFVKHGVDIAFHAAMETLEEISSSASSDVMFIPGVTCDESLAPDEVEMIIIATGFDESRAEEAQRQEELKKKEEESRIQLEQLNAINANKRVSNGYDISKKTIDINSFDFETPTYKRMGLD, encoded by the coding sequence ATGCAAAATTATAATTTTGAAGTAAGTGAAAATACATTAGATTGTGGAGCAAAGATAAAAGTAATAGGCGTAGGCGGTTGCGGTGGCAATATGATTAACCATTTAATTAATACATACGAACTATCTCAAAGGGTTGATATTGTTGCAGCAAACACAGATGCGCAAGATATTTATAAATCAAAAGCACAAAATAAAATTCAACTCGGTATTAAAGAGACAAATGGTCGTGGAGCTGGAGCTAAGCCTGAAGTTGGTAGAAAATCAGCTGAAGAATCAATAGAGCAAATAAGACAAACTCTAGAAGGGGTTGAGCTTTTATTATTAGTTTCTGGTTTAGGCGGTGGTACTGGTACTGGTGCTGCACCTGTGATTGCTAATTTGGCAAAAAGTATGGGAATTTTAGTTGTATCCGTGGTTACTATGCCTTTTAAATACGAAGGTGGAAAAAAACTTGCATTAGCAAAAGAAGGCTTAAAAGAACTTAAAAAAGAAAGCGATGCTATCATTGAAATTCACAATCAAAAATTATTAGAAATTACTTCAAAAACAGCTAAAATGCACGAAGCTATGGCTATGGTTGATAATATTTTAGTTAGAGCTATTAGTGGTATTATTACAATCTTACTTACAAAAAGTGATATTAATGTTGATTTTGCTGATGTTAAAACTGTTATGGAATATAGAGGCACTGCTTTAATGAGTTATGGTAAAGGTAACGGGGAAAATGGTATAAGTGATGCTTATAGAAATGCTATTGAAACCCCACTTTTAGGCGAGTTAAATTCAAGCCTTTCTGGTGCAAAAGGTTTAATAGTATTTGTTAAACACGGTGTTGATATTGCCTTTCATGCAGCAATGGAAACTTTAGAAGAAATATCTTCTTCAGCTTCAAGCGATGTTATGTTTATACCTGGTGTAACTTGCGATGAAAGTTTAGCTCCTGATGAAGTTGAGATGATTATAATTGCAACAGGTTTTGATGAAAGCCGTGCAGAAGAAGCACAAAGACAAGAAGAGCTTAAAAAGAAAGAAGAAGAAAGTAGAATTCAATTAGAGCAATTAAATGCTATTAATGCAAACAAAAGAGTAAGTAATGGCTATGATATTAGTAAAAAAACTATTGATATTAATAGCTTTGATTTTGAAACTCCAACCTACAAAAGAATGGGCTTAGATTAA